TGAGCGGCGTGCGCCTCGAAGTGAAGGTGCATATCGTGACCGGCGCGGTGTCTGCCGCGCAGAACCTGGTCAAGTGTGTGCGCCGCTGCGGGCTTGAGGTCAACGACCTGGTGTTGCAGCCGCTTGCATCAAGCTTTGCGACACTGACCGAAGATGAGAAAGAGCTCGGCGTGTGCCTGGTGGATATCGGTGGCGGGACGACGGACATTGCCGTCTTCACGCAGGGCGCGATCCGCCACACCGCTGTGATCCCCGTGGCGGGTGACCAGGTCACCAACGACATCGCGATGGCGCTGCGAACGCCGACCGCCGAGGCAGAAGAGATCAAGATCCGCTACGGCGTGGCACTGCCCGCGCTGGTCGACCCCGAAGCCATGATCGATGTGCCAAGCGTGGGCGAGCGCGCCGCGCGCAAGCTGACGCGGCAGGCGCTGGCCGATGTGATCGAGCCGCGCGTATCCGAATTGTTCGAACTGGTGCAGGCAGAACTGCGCCGCAGCGGCTACGAAGAGCTGCTGTCGTCGGGTCTGGTGCTTACGGGGGGCTCGGCGGTGCTGGCCGGTATCGTCGAACTCGGGGAAGAGATCTTCCACACACCGGTGCGGGTAGGGATTCCCCACTATCAGGGCAGCCTCGCCGACATGGTTTGCCATCCCCAATATGCGACCGCCATGGGGCTGCTTTTCGAAGCCGCCGCACAGCGGCGCAGGGGGCTTCATGCGCGTGAATCGCGCAACATGAAGCAGTCATTTCAAAGGGTTATGGCCTGGTTTGCGCGCAATTTCTGACAGCGCGGAGCGAAGTATTTTGCGGCGCGCGTCCAATTTATGGCGTTGTACCGATATTTAGTTGTAAACTTTCAACGGCGTACTATATTTAGGTGGTTGTTAAATTCCCCGACAGCGGGGTTGACCACCTGCGCCAGGGCTGAATCAGGAGGCTAGGCAGATGTTCGAGATCAGGGAAAAGGAAGCCACCGGCACCGTCATCAAAGTGATTGGCATTGGTGGTGCGGGCGGAAACGCCATCGATCACATGATCCGTGAAGGGGTCAAAGGGGTCGAGTTCGTGTGCGCAAACACCGACGCCCAGGCTCTCAAGCGCAGCAGCGCAGCCACCAAGATCCAGCTCGGCGATTCAGGGCTCGGCGCAGGTGCGAAGCCGGAAGCGGGCCGCACGGCCGCGCTCGATGCACGTGATCGCATCGCAGACGCGCTGACCGGCGCCCATATGGCCTTCATCACCGCCGGCA
This region of Niveibacterium umoris genomic DNA includes:
- the ftsA gene encoding cell division protein FtsA — protein: MSKEYKDLIVGLDIGTSKITALVAEMKPDGRFEVVGAASQASSGLRKGVVVNIEATVEAISKVVQEVEMMANCKIRDVYTGIAGSHIRSFNSNGMTPIKDREVTPLDVERVIDTAKAMPLPADQQILHILTQEFIIDGQDGVREPIGMSGVRLEVKVHIVTGAVSAAQNLVKCVRRCGLEVNDLVLQPLASSFATLTEDEKELGVCLVDIGGGTTDIAVFTQGAIRHTAVIPVAGDQVTNDIAMALRTPTAEAEEIKIRYGVALPALVDPEAMIDVPSVGERAARKLTRQALADVIEPRVSELFELVQAELRRSGYEELLSSGLVLTGGSAVLAGIVELGEEIFHTPVRVGIPHYQGSLADMVCHPQYATAMGLLFEAAAQRRRGLHARESRNMKQSFQRVMAWFARNF